One Maribacter cobaltidurans genomic window carries:
- a CDS encoding phosphoketolase family protein: MENQNSKKGKMEIAPELLDKMDAYWRATNYLSVGQIYLRDNPLMRQPLKAEHIKPMLLGHWGTTPGQNFIYVHLNRIIKKYDLNMLYVSGPGHGGPALVGSTYLEGTYSEIYPAISQDEEGLRKLFTQFSFPGGIPSHVSPECPGSIHEGGELGYSLSHAFGAAFDNPDLIVSCVVGDGEAETGPLATAWHSNKFLNPVMDGTVLPILHLNGYKIANPTILARIGHTELEQLFLGYGWKPYFIEGDDPMTMHRKMAELLDQVIEEIKTIKENAAQGSATERPQWPMIILKSPKGWTGPKFVDGLPVENHFRSHQVPLPDAASNPEHLKQLEDWFKSYRPEEFFDEQGLLLRELADLAPEGERRMGANPHANGGLLLKDLHMPDFRKYGLDVSLRGKMGNGDTRVLGEFARDIIKLNRSQRNFRIFGPDETLSNRLNSVFEATSRQWEAETMDTDELLEKDGRVVEMLSEHQCEGWLEGYLLTGRHGLFNCYEAFIHIIDSMFNQHAKWLKVTAELPWRRKIASLNILLASHVWRQDHNGFTHQDPGFLDVVMNKKAEIIRVYLPPDANCLLSVMDHCFRSKHYVNVVVAGKHPAPQWLPMEEAVIHCAKGIGIWTWASNDNGTEPDVVMACAGDVPTLETLAAVSILREKLPDLKIRVVNVVDLMKLQTDTAHPHGLTDADFDMLFTKTKPVIFAFHGYPWLVHRLTYNRTNHVNFHVRGYKEEGTITTAFDMTVLNDMDRFHLVQDVLDRLPNLGDEVAYLKQEMQDKLIEHKYYIRKNGLDMPEIRNWKWKN; encoded by the coding sequence ATGGAAAATCAAAATAGTAAAAAAGGAAAAATGGAAATAGCTCCGGAACTTCTGGATAAAATGGATGCGTACTGGCGGGCGACCAATTACCTATCCGTAGGTCAGATATATCTACGGGATAATCCCCTGATGCGGCAACCGTTGAAAGCGGAACATATCAAACCCATGTTATTGGGGCATTGGGGTACTACACCGGGCCAAAACTTTATTTATGTACATCTAAATCGAATCATTAAAAAATACGATCTGAACATGCTTTATGTGTCCGGCCCCGGACACGGAGGGCCGGCACTTGTAGGGAGCACCTATCTTGAGGGAACCTATAGTGAGATCTATCCGGCCATAAGCCAAGACGAAGAGGGATTGAGAAAACTGTTTACCCAATTTTCCTTCCCTGGCGGTATTCCCAGCCACGTCTCCCCCGAATGCCCCGGATCCATTCACGAAGGAGGCGAGCTAGGCTATTCGCTTAGCCATGCTTTCGGGGCGGCCTTCGATAATCCGGATCTGATAGTGTCCTGCGTGGTGGGCGACGGGGAAGCGGAGACAGGTCCGTTGGCGACCGCATGGCACTCCAACAAATTTCTGAACCCGGTTATGGACGGAACGGTACTTCCTATTCTGCACCTTAATGGGTATAAAATCGCTAACCCCACGATTCTTGCCCGAATTGGACATACAGAGCTGGAACAACTTTTTTTAGGCTATGGATGGAAGCCCTATTTCATCGAAGGCGATGATCCTATGACAATGCATCGGAAAATGGCGGAATTGTTGGACCAAGTGATCGAGGAAATCAAAACGATCAAGGAAAACGCCGCCCAAGGATCTGCTACCGAACGTCCGCAGTGGCCCATGATTATTTTGAAATCCCCCAAAGGGTGGACAGGCCCCAAATTTGTGGATGGCTTGCCCGTAGAAAACCATTTTCGATCGCATCAGGTTCCGTTGCCCGATGCCGCCAGTAATCCAGAGCACTTAAAGCAATTGGAAGATTGGTTCAAAAGCTATAGGCCCGAAGAGTTTTTTGATGAACAAGGCCTTCTTTTAAGGGAATTGGCCGATCTGGCCCCTGAGGGCGAAAGGCGAATGGGTGCCAACCCACATGCCAATGGAGGTCTTTTGTTAAAAGACCTCCATATGCCCGACTTTAGGAAGTATGGTTTGGACGTATCGCTACGTGGAAAGATGGGAAACGGGGATACCCGCGTTCTGGGAGAGTTTGCGAGGGATATTATCAAGCTGAACCGGTCGCAACGGAATTTCAGGATCTTTGGACCGGACGAAACACTTTCAAACCGTTTGAACTCGGTTTTCGAGGCTACTAGTAGGCAATGGGAAGCGGAGACCATGGATACCGATGAATTACTTGAAAAAGACGGCCGTGTAGTGGAGATGTTAAGCGAGCACCAGTGCGAAGGCTGGCTTGAAGGTTATCTCTTGACTGGAAGACATGGGCTGTTCAATTGCTACGAAGCATTTATACATATCATCGATTCCATGTTCAACCAACACGCCAAGTGGCTAAAGGTAACAGCGGAACTGCCCTGGCGCAGAAAAATTGCTTCCCTCAACATTCTTTTGGCCTCGCACGTTTGGCGGCAAGACCACAACGGGTTTACCCATCAGGATCCCGGGTTCCTTGATGTCGTCATGAATAAAAAAGCCGAAATAATTCGGGTATATCTTCCGCCCGATGCCAATTGTCTTTTATCGGTAATGGACCATTGTTTTCGCAGTAAGCATTATGTAAATGTGGTTGTTGCCGGAAAGCACCCCGCACCGCAATGGCTTCCCATGGAAGAAGCGGTCATACATTGTGCCAAGGGAATCGGTATCTGGACCTGGGCGAGCAATGACAACGGTACGGAACCCGATGTGGTCATGGCCTGTGCGGGAGACGTACCTACCTTGGAGACCTTGGCAGCGGTATCCATATTACGTGAAAAATTGCCAGACCTGAAAATACGCGTGGTAAACGTGGTAGATTTGATGAAGCTACAAACCGATACGGCGCATCCGCATGGATTAACCGATGCTGATTTTGATATGTTGTTCACAAAGACCAAACCGGTCATATTCGCGTTTCACGGCTATCCCTGGCTGGTGCACCGTCTTACCTACAACCGTACCAATCATGTTAATTTTCATGTTAGGGGCTACAAGGAAGAAGGCACCATAACGACCGCTTTTGATATGACGGTATTGAACGATATGGATCGTTTTCACTTAGTGCAGGACGTATTGGACCGATTGCCAAACTTGGGCGATGAAGTGGCTTATCTAAAACAGGAAATGCAGGACAAGCTGATCGAGCACAAGTATTATATCCGTAAAAACGGGTTGGATATGCCCGAGATCAGAAATTGGAAATGGAAAAACTAA
- a CDS encoding acetate/propionate family kinase, translating to MLPENTNLLTINGGSSSIKFAMYKMVMNPEPLFSGSIDRIGLDGTTFNFTYPDNDEKISYKIYCPGFYEAAIFLVLWLKKQPGFDRVTCIGHRIVHGLNHTHAEVINASLLKELKNIRDYDLDHLPAEIEIIELFKSRCPDLLQIACFDTSFHTTMPRIAKILPIPRRFDKAGIQRYGFHGLSYTYLIEELKTKMGVESDGRVILAHLGNGASMAAVKDGKSIDTTMGFTPTGGCVMGTRSGDLDPGVAWYMMNSEGMNTKQFNHLINHESGLLGISETSADMQDLLQKESSDERAAEAVALFCYHIQKWIGSFMAVLRGLDILVFSGGIGENAPIIRSRICEGLGFAGIELDEDKNNQNEFQISMINGKVKVLVMPTNEELIIARNTTDLYNKSKDKERQL from the coding sequence ATGCTTCCGGAAAATACAAATCTTCTAACCATCAATGGCGGTTCATCCAGCATCAAGTTCGCTATGTATAAAATGGTCATGAACCCAGAGCCCTTATTTTCCGGGAGTATCGACCGCATTGGATTGGATGGTACCACATTCAATTTTACCTACCCTGACAATGATGAAAAGATAAGTTATAAGATATATTGCCCGGGCTTTTATGAAGCTGCCATATTTCTAGTCCTTTGGCTCAAAAAACAACCTGGTTTTGATAGGGTCACATGTATTGGACATCGCATTGTCCATGGTTTGAACCACACACACGCAGAAGTAATAAACGCGTCTTTACTAAAGGAATTAAAAAATATCCGTGATTATGATCTAGATCATCTTCCTGCAGAGATCGAAATCATCGAACTATTCAAAAGTAGATGCCCCGACCTGTTACAGATAGCATGTTTCGATACTTCCTTTCACACAACGATGCCCCGTATTGCTAAAATACTGCCCATACCAAGGCGATTTGACAAAGCAGGTATTCAGCGGTATGGTTTTCATGGCTTGTCCTATACTTATCTCATAGAAGAACTCAAAACAAAAATGGGAGTTGAGTCTGATGGGAGGGTCATTCTGGCCCATCTTGGGAATGGAGCCAGTATGGCAGCCGTTAAGGATGGAAAAAGCATTGATACCACCATGGGCTTTACCCCCACAGGTGGTTGCGTCATGGGCACACGGAGTGGCGATTTAGACCCCGGCGTGGCTTGGTATATGATGAACAGCGAAGGAATGAACACCAAACAGTTCAATCATTTGATCAATCATGAATCAGGTCTTCTGGGAATTTCCGAAACAAGTGCCGATATGCAAGATCTGTTACAAAAAGAAAGCTCGGACGAAAGGGCGGCAGAGGCAGTAGCCCTTTTCTGTTATCATATACAAAAGTGGATCGGTTCGTTTATGGCCGTGTTGAGAGGCCTTGATATATTGGTTTTTTCCGGGGGTATCGGCGAGAATGCACCTATAATCCGTTCAAGAATTTGTGAAGGCTTGGGCTTTGCCGGAATTGAATTGGATGAGGACAAAAACAATCAAAATGAGTTTCAGATCTCCATGATAAATGGCAAAGTAAAAGTATTGGTAATGCCTACAAATGAAGAGTTGATCATTGCAAGAAACACAACGGATTTGTATAACAAGTCCAAAGACAAAGAAAGACAGCTATAA